In Bacillota bacterium, one DNA window encodes the following:
- a CDS encoding ABC transporter permease, with protein sequence MGSSGFMGVGLLLGLVLLVGLGPVLYPLQNQGPPLAPPGKEHPLGTDDLGQDIAHQLLLGGRTSLQVAFAVSLGATLLGTVVGFVAGFYGGLWDAVLSRLIDLTLGLPQFLVIIVLAAWLGPSLRNTILVLTLFSWMMPARLIRANTAQLKEARFVKAARSYGAGPLYLFFRHLLPSLAPLMGLSALRVANRAVMAEAGLALLGLGDPTVPSWGQLIRQALAFPALWHTDFWKWWLLAPQVAITWVLLALALVYRGIDGTTHGK encoded by the coding sequence ATGGGCTCCTCAGGATTCATGGGAGTTGGCCTACTCCTTGGGCTGGTGCTTTTGGTGGGATTAGGACCTGTTTTATACCCCCTCCAAAACCAGGGTCCCCCCTTGGCCCCTCCGGGCAAGGAGCATCCCTTAGGGACCGATGATCTGGGGCAGGACATTGCCCATCAGCTTTTGTTGGGCGGCCGCACTAGTCTACAGGTGGCCTTCGCGGTAAGCCTAGGTGCCACCCTCCTGGGCACCGTGGTGGGGTTTGTGGCCGGGTTCTACGGCGGCCTTTGGGACGCCGTCCTTTCCCGCCTGATTGATCTGACCCTGGGCTTGCCCCAGTTTTTGGTAATAATCGTCTTGGCGGCGTGGTTAGGGCCCAGTTTACGAAATACCATCCTGGTCTTAACCCTGTTTTCCTGGATGATGCCTGCCCGGCTCATCCGGGCCAACACCGCGCAGTTGAAAGAAGCCCGGTTTGTGAAAGCCGCCCGCAGCTATGGCGCCGGACCCCTGTACCTGTTCTTTCGGCATCTCTTGCCCTCCTTGGCGCCATTAATGGGACTTTCGGCCCTGCGGGTAGCCAACCGCGCCGTGATGGCGGAGGCAGGCCTGGCCCTGTTGGGACTGGGGGATCCCACGGTCCCCAGCTGGGGACAACTGATCCGCCAAGCCCTGGCCTTTCCCGCCCTTTGGCACACAGACTTTTGGAAATGGTGGCTGCTGGCGCCCCAGGTGGCCATCACCTGGGTGCTGCTGGCCTTGGCTTTAGTTTATCGGGGAATTGACGGAACGACCCATGGGAAATAG
- a CDS encoding formylmethanofuran dehydrogenase: MWERCQEFHGHTCKGLAIGYRVGTLALDKLAAERAADEEIVAIVENASCAVDAISVVTGATLGKGNLFLRDYGKQVYTFGLRSAKKAIRISPKTLDWPKDLSVDELLAMPEEQFAQVTEVVWESPPKARIYPSFRCSFCGESTSEGRLRVRDGQICCIPCAQEEPVRWDRTRGQ, encoded by the coding sequence ATGTGGGAGCGGTGTCAGGAGTTTCACGGCCATACCTGCAAGGGCTTGGCCATTGGTTATCGGGTGGGGACCTTGGCCCTGGACAAGCTGGCTGCGGAAAGGGCCGCCGACGAAGAGATAGTAGCCATCGTAGAAAATGCCTCCTGTGCGGTGGATGCCATCTCGGTGGTAACGGGAGCTACCCTAGGAAAGGGTAACCTATTTCTCCGGGACTACGGCAAGCAAGTGTACACCTTCGGACTACGCTCCGCAAAGAAGGCCATCCGCATCAGTCCCAAGACACTGGATTGGCCGAAGGATTTGTCCGTTGATGAGCTCCTGGCAATGCCAGAGGAACAGTTTGCCCAAGTTACCGAAGTAGTCTGGGAATCGCCCCCCAAGGCCCGGATTTATCCTTCTTTCCGGTGCAGCTTTTGTGGCGAGAGCACCAGCGAAGGAAGGTTACGGGTACGGGACGGGCAGATCTGCTGCATTCCCTGTGCCCAAGAAGAACCGGTCCGCTGGGACAGGACCCGGGGACAGTAA
- the tsaA gene encoding tRNA (N6-threonylcarbamoyladenosine(37)-N6)-methyltransferase TrmO, with product MWQVKPIGYVRYRKEVVAPKEVGPRDRYPFPELVEIHVDPAYREALLGVEHCSHLLVLYWLHLIPREHAWQGHRYGDPTQPLLGSFATRSPYRPNPIGVTEVRLILRKDNILTVAGLDAFPDTPVLDIKGISGQ from the coding sequence ATGTGGCAAGTGAAACCCATTGGGTACGTACGATACCGGAAGGAAGTAGTCGCTCCCAAGGAAGTTGGACCCCGGGATCGGTATCCCTTCCCGGAGCTGGTGGAGATCCATGTTGATCCGGCATACCGAGAAGCACTGCTGGGCGTCGAACACTGTTCCCACCTGCTCGTCCTCTACTGGCTGCACCTCATACCCAGGGAGCATGCCTGGCAGGGACATCGGTACGGCGATCCTACCCAGCCCCTTTTAGGCTCCTTTGCCACCCGTAGTCCCTATCGACCCAATCCCATCGGTGTCACAGAGGTACGGTTGATCCTGCGCAAAGACAACATACTTACCGTCGCCGGTCTTGATGCCTTCCCGGATACACCGGTTTTGGACATCAAGGGAATATCTGGACAATAA
- a CDS encoding diguanylate phosphodiesterase — protein sequence MAGKEKLLPLFIFLGCAVLIAGIMAWNLRPQEAEELPHWEEREELPTQSAAEPTEQSLEEPRIEKPVLRLPSQDWGAPNPYLHYSRGPGIYKMQLIFDSLLERTESGYIPWLASSYEVKDDGRTIVFSLRSGVKWHDGRDLTPEDVLFSMEYALKYPPVLAHISPGEVTFRLEGDRLIAELTTPDSTMLGKLGSVRIIPKHVYAEVTDPYTFSEPAAFIGTGPFKLDSYDKEHGTYRFVENPAFFGPAPRVSAIEFVPVADETLALLQGAVDAATVSPDALGLFIANSNFGIRQNPGFWGYRLLFNLNVEPLGNLQFRQALAYAIDREQLVELITRGAGVPGSFGLLPRDHVNYYPQVRDYPHSVELAEQLIAEGELVIPPLTLLVAGDREVRIGQVLKQQLEKIGVELVVRSVDARTKDTLVQEGNYQLALLGHGGMGMDPDYLRLRFAWEGPSQLVSQFTSAGFHHPKIKELALLQREATDPAVRQELLNQLQELLAENVPEILLFCTTDFFVYNRAKLDSWVYMFDHHEPTHSKLSYLMQEDSAQTNE from the coding sequence ATGGCAGGCAAAGAAAAGCTCCTTCCCCTTTTTATCTTTCTGGGCTGTGCTGTGCTGATTGCGGGAATCATGGCGTGGAATCTGCGACCACAGGAGGCAGAGGAACTCCCCCATTGGGAAGAACGGGAGGAGTTGCCCACCCAGTCCGCAGCAGAACCCACAGAACAATCCTTAGAGGAACCCAGGATAGAAAAGCCGGTCCTCCGTCTGCCCAGCCAGGACTGGGGGGCACCCAATCCCTATTTGCATTACTCCCGGGGTCCCGGCATCTACAAAATGCAGCTCATCTTCGACAGCCTCCTGGAGCGGACCGAGTCCGGTTACATTCCCTGGCTGGCTAGCAGTTACGAAGTGAAAGACGACGGACGCACCATCGTCTTCTCTTTGCGTTCCGGTGTGAAGTGGCATGATGGCCGGGACCTTACACCGGAGGATGTGCTGTTTTCCATGGAGTATGCCCTAAAATATCCACCGGTATTGGCCCATATTTCCCCCGGGGAGGTAACCTTCCGCCTGGAAGGGGATCGTCTCATTGCAGAACTGACCACCCCCGACAGCACCATGCTAGGCAAGTTAGGGTCGGTGCGCATCATCCCCAAGCACGTCTATGCCGAAGTTACTGATCCTTATACCTTTTCCGAACCCGCGGCCTTCATCGGCACCGGTCCCTTCAAGTTAGACTCCTACGATAAAGAACACGGCACCTATCGTTTTGTGGAAAACCCCGCGTTCTTTGGTCCCGCGCCGCGGGTATCCGCGATCGAGTTCGTACCCGTGGCCGACGAGACGCTAGCCCTGCTCCAGGGGGCCGTTGATGCAGCCACCGTATCCCCCGATGCCTTGGGCCTTTTCATCGCCAACTCCAATTTCGGAATCAGGCAAAACCCGGGCTTTTGGGGTTATCGGTTGTTGTTTAACCTGAACGTGGAGCCCTTGGGGAACCTGCAATTCCGACAGGCCTTGGCCTACGCCATTGATCGTGAGCAGCTGGTGGAACTGATCACCCGGGGCGCAGGGGTACCGGGTAGCTTCGGCCTGTTGCCCCGGGATCACGTCAACTATTACCCCCAGGTGCGGGACTATCCCCACTCGGTAGAATTGGCTGAACAGTTGATCGCGGAAGGGGAGCTGGTCATTCCTCCCCTTACCCTCTTGGTTGCCGGGGATCGAGAGGTACGAATCGGGCAGGTACTGAAGCAACAGTTAGAGAAGATCGGCGTAGAACTGGTGGTGCGCAGTGTGGATGCCAGAACAAAGGATACCCTCGTACAAGAAGGGAACTATCAGTTGGCCCTCCTCGGCCATGGTGGGATGGGCATGGACCCAGACTACTTACGCCTACGTTTTGCTTGGGAGGGACCCAGTCAGCTGGTCTCCCAGTTCACATCGGCGGGCTTCCACCACCCAAAGATCAAGGAACTAGCCTTGCTTCAGCGGGAGGCCACCGATCCGGCGGTCCGGCAGGAACTGCTAAATCAGCTGCAGGAGCTTTTGGCGGAGAATGTACCGGAGATCTTGCTGTTCTGCACTACTGACTTTTTCGTCTACAACAGGGCAAAGCTTGACAGCTGGGTCTACATGTTCGATCACCACGAACCCACCCACAGCAAACTCTCTTACCTGATGCAGGAGGACAGCGCCCAAACCAATGAGTAA
- a CDS encoding ABC transporter permease gives MSKHRLLQYGLTLLILFNLNFLLPRALPGDPLLTLINADHTISVLTAQQVQYYRRYYGLDAPWWQQYVQYWRGILTGDLGQSIYFKAPVLPLVLKRMGWTLLLVVPSLLISTILGTVLGSLGAWYRKRPWERVLYGALVLVGELPLFLIGTLLLFGFSVRLQWFPLGGARTHFAQYVGWWDYVKDLARHGALPIATLSLSRLSSSFLLCRNTMIGVLEEPFMHTAYLKGLSGKVRLFKHGLANCLVPIVTRTFTSLGTLLGGAVLIEILFAYPGIGQLLQQAVLAADYPLLQGILLFTSVGVVTANFLGDALCRRLDPRVREE, from the coding sequence ATGAGTAAGCACCGGCTCCTCCAATATGGATTGACCCTGTTGATCCTGTTCAACTTGAATTTCCTCCTTCCCCGGGCGCTGCCCGGGGATCCCTTGCTAACCCTGATCAACGCGGATCATACCATCAGTGTCCTCACCGCGCAACAGGTCCAATACTACCGCCGCTATTACGGCCTTGACGCCCCTTGGTGGCAGCAATATGTGCAGTATTGGCGAGGGATCCTGACCGGCGATCTGGGACAGAGTATCTACTTCAAAGCCCCGGTGCTCCCCTTGGTCCTAAAACGCATGGGTTGGACCTTGCTTTTGGTGGTGCCAAGCCTTCTTATCAGCACCATCCTCGGAACGGTCCTGGGGAGTCTTGGGGCCTGGTACCGCAAGCGCCCCTGGGAGAGGGTGCTTTATGGGGCTCTGGTCCTTGTGGGCGAATTGCCCCTCTTTCTGATTGGCACTCTCCTCCTTTTCGGGTTCAGCGTGCGGCTGCAGTGGTTCCCCCTCGGGGGGGCCCGGACCCATTTCGCCCAGTATGTTGGTTGGTGGGATTATGTGAAGGATCTAGCCCGCCATGGGGCTTTGCCCATCGCCACCTTGTCCCTAAGCAGGCTCAGCAGCAGTTTTCTTCTCTGTCGTAACACCATGATCGGGGTCTTGGAGGAACCCTTTATGCATACAGCCTACTTAAAAGGCCTTTCGGGAAAGGTGCGGCTGTTCAAGCACGGACTGGCCAATTGCCTGGTCCCCATCGTGACCCGTACCTTCACCTCTTTGGGCACCTTACTTGGCGGTGCGGTATTAATCGAGATCCTCTTTGCCTATCCCGGGATCGGCCAGCTGTTGCAGCAGGCGGTCCTGGCCGCAGACTATCCCCTGTTGCAGGGGATCCTCCTGTTTACCTCCGTAGGAGTTGTTACCGCAAATTTCCTGGGGGATGCCCTCTGCCGGCGTCTAGATCCCCGGGTCCGGGAGGAATGA